Proteins encoded within one genomic window of Paenarthrobacter sp. JL.01a:
- the thrB gene encoding homoserine kinase, with the protein MESTQPAATDRALVAAGQRLTVKVPGTSANLGPGYDSLGLALSIYDTLTVETLSTGELEFELSGEGADTLPRDASHLVVRAIDLALERLGFQHSGLRITADNVNPHGRGLGSSASAVVAAVTAANAMVPEEAQQNRQWILQLTSEMEGHPDNVAPAIFGGLALSWQDSEQYSTTRADVAASVIPIVAVPDYELSTETARGLLPASVGHHAAAMNSGRAALLIHALTAEPALLLPGTEDYLHQSYRAQAMRPSADLIAALRSAGHAAVVSGAGPTVMVLANGNDDAAAVVDFINSFTSANTPDVGWRVMTLAVDVQGARVEVHRR; encoded by the coding sequence GTGGAATCAACACAGCCCGCCGCGACAGATCGAGCCCTCGTCGCGGCAGGCCAACGGCTGACCGTCAAAGTCCCCGGTACAAGTGCCAACCTGGGTCCGGGCTACGACAGCCTTGGCCTTGCACTGTCCATTTACGACACCTTGACGGTGGAAACCCTCAGCACCGGAGAGCTCGAGTTCGAGCTCTCCGGTGAGGGCGCCGACACCCTTCCACGCGATGCCAGCCACTTGGTGGTGCGGGCCATCGATCTCGCTTTGGAGCGTCTCGGCTTCCAGCACAGTGGACTGCGGATCACTGCGGACAATGTCAACCCGCATGGTCGGGGATTGGGATCCTCGGCTTCTGCAGTGGTTGCCGCGGTGACGGCGGCGAACGCCATGGTGCCGGAAGAGGCGCAGCAGAACCGTCAGTGGATTCTTCAGCTGACCAGCGAAATGGAAGGCCACCCGGACAACGTCGCACCCGCGATTTTCGGCGGACTGGCGCTGTCCTGGCAGGACAGCGAGCAGTACAGCACCACCCGGGCCGACGTGGCTGCGTCCGTGATTCCCATTGTGGCTGTACCGGATTACGAGCTCTCCACCGAGACCGCCCGCGGCTTGCTTCCCGCATCAGTGGGCCATCACGCTGCGGCGATGAATTCAGGGCGTGCTGCCCTGCTGATCCACGCGCTGACCGCGGAGCCGGCGTTGCTGTTGCCGGGCACCGAAGACTACCTGCACCAGAGCTACAGGGCCCAGGCCATGAGGCCCAGTGCCGACCTCATCGCCGCCCTTCGCTCAGCAGGGCATGCAGCTGTCGTTTCGGGCGCAGGTCCGACGGTGATGGTGCTCGCCAACGGTAACGACGACGCCGCTGCGGTAGTTGATTTCATCAATTCGTTTACCTCAGCCAACACACCGGATGTTGGTTGGCGTGTGATGACGCTGGCTGTTGACGTTCAAGGTGCTAGAGTGGAAGTGCACCGCCGGTAA
- the thrC gene encoding threonine synthase, with translation MAHQWRGVIREYADRLPVTEATKVITLGEGGTPLVHAQKLSELTGSEVYLKVEGMNPTGSFKDRGMTMAMTAAVEAGAKAVVCASTGNTSASAAAYATAAGLKCAVLVPEGKISMGKLSQAIAHGATLLQVDGNFDNCLDIARKLGESYPVFLVNSVNPARIQGQKTGAFEVVDSLGDAPDIHVLPVGNAGNISAYWKGYKEYAAPFETANGTLPAVSTKTPTMWGFQAAGAAPFVAGHPITEPDTIATAIRIGNPASWETAVAARDESGGLIEAVTDEEILDAHRWLSSKEGVFVEPGSAAGVAGLIKKHAAGQVPSGKTIVITVTGHGLKDPQWALRTEDGSEVQPVKVPNDVVTVAAELGLEEN, from the coding sequence GTGGCTCACCAATGGCGCGGAGTAATCCGCGAGTATGCTGATCGTTTGCCTGTAACGGAAGCCACGAAGGTCATCACCCTCGGCGAGGGCGGCACACCGCTGGTTCACGCCCAAAAGCTTTCCGAGCTGACCGGATCAGAGGTTTACCTCAAGGTCGAAGGTATGAACCCCACGGGATCCTTCAAGGACCGCGGTATGACCATGGCCATGACGGCAGCCGTCGAGGCCGGCGCCAAGGCCGTGGTTTGCGCCTCGACGGGAAACACCTCCGCATCCGCCGCGGCCTACGCAACGGCCGCAGGTTTGAAGTGTGCAGTGCTGGTTCCCGAAGGCAAGATCTCCATGGGCAAGTTGAGCCAGGCGATCGCCCACGGCGCCACCTTGCTTCAGGTCGACGGCAACTTCGACAACTGCCTGGACATCGCCCGCAAACTTGGCGAGTCCTACCCGGTGTTCCTGGTGAACTCGGTCAACCCCGCACGCATCCAGGGCCAGAAGACGGGCGCCTTCGAAGTAGTGGATTCATTGGGTGATGCCCCGGATATCCATGTCCTGCCGGTCGGAAACGCAGGCAACATCAGCGCTTACTGGAAGGGCTACAAGGAGTACGCCGCACCTTTCGAGACTGCCAACGGTACCCTTCCGGCCGTTTCCACCAAGACTCCCACCATGTGGGGATTCCAGGCTGCCGGCGCAGCTCCCTTCGTTGCCGGGCACCCCATCACTGAGCCGGACACGATCGCAACGGCCATCCGTATCGGCAACCCCGCATCCTGGGAGACCGCTGTGGCGGCACGGGACGAATCGGGGGGACTGATTGAAGCGGTCACGGACGAGGAAATCCTGGATGCGCACCGCTGGCTCTCTTCCAAGGAAGGCGTCTTCGTCGAGCCCGGCTCCGCTGCAGGTGTCGCCGGACTGATCAAGAAGCACGCTGCCGGCCAGGTGCCCTCGGGCAAAACCATCGTTATCACCGTCACCGGACACGGCCTCAAGGATCCCCAGTGGGCCCTCCGGACCGAAGACGGCAGCGAAGTGCAACCCGTCAAGGTGCCGAACGACGTTGTCACCGTTGCAGCAGAACTGGGACTGGAAGAAAACTAA
- a CDS encoding homoserine dehydrogenase, translating into MSEVRTLKVALLGCGNVGAQVARILIDDADALAARSGARLELSGIAVRNVDSPRDVELPRELFTTDADTLVKDADLVIELMGGIEPARSLILTAIQNGACVVTGNKALLAQDGPTLYEEADKAGVQLSYEAAVAGAIPILRPIRDSLSGDRITRVLGIVNGTTNFILDQMDSTGAQFADALAESQRLGYAEADPTADVEGHDAAAKAAILASLSFHTRFSLDDVYCEGITKVSASDIASAKEAGFVIKLLAIAEKIDSEDHGSGISVRVHPTLLPREHPLAAVRGAFNAVFIEAENAGELMFYGQGAGGTPTASAVLGDLVSAARRLVLGGPGRTETTTGHVPALTIDASNTSYYIGLDVADQAGVLARIAHIFAENGVSIEIMRQTIHRDSESKVESAELKIVTHRASEAALAATVEAVKGLDVINSVTSVLRVEGV; encoded by the coding sequence ATGTCTGAAGTGCGAACCTTGAAAGTGGCCCTGCTGGGCTGTGGCAACGTTGGGGCCCAGGTCGCGCGGATTCTGATTGACGACGCCGACGCATTGGCAGCCCGCAGCGGTGCCCGTCTTGAACTGTCCGGAATCGCCGTCCGCAATGTTGATTCCCCCCGTGACGTCGAGCTGCCGCGCGAGCTCTTTACCACGGACGCCGACACGCTGGTCAAGGATGCCGACCTGGTGATCGAACTCATGGGCGGCATCGAACCTGCCCGTTCGTTGATCCTCACCGCAATCCAGAACGGTGCCTGCGTTGTCACCGGCAACAAGGCCCTGCTGGCACAGGACGGACCCACGCTGTACGAAGAGGCCGATAAAGCCGGAGTGCAGTTGTCCTACGAGGCCGCCGTCGCCGGGGCTATCCCCATCCTGCGTCCCATCCGCGACAGCCTCTCCGGTGACCGGATCACCCGCGTGCTGGGCATCGTCAACGGCACCACCAACTTCATCCTCGACCAGATGGACAGCACGGGCGCGCAGTTCGCTGACGCCTTGGCAGAATCCCAGCGCCTTGGCTACGCCGAAGCTGACCCCACGGCCGATGTCGAAGGACATGACGCCGCTGCAAAGGCTGCCATCCTCGCGTCACTGTCATTCCACACCCGCTTCTCCCTGGACGATGTCTACTGCGAGGGCATCACCAAAGTCAGTGCCTCGGACATCGCATCGGCCAAGGAAGCCGGATTCGTCATCAAACTCCTGGCGATCGCGGAAAAGATCGACTCCGAGGACCACGGCAGCGGCATCTCGGTGCGCGTGCACCCCACTTTGCTCCCGCGTGAACACCCCCTCGCGGCGGTTCGCGGTGCCTTCAACGCGGTGTTCATCGAGGCAGAAAATGCCGGTGAGCTGATGTTCTACGGCCAGGGAGCCGGGGGAACGCCCACGGCCTCGGCAGTGCTCGGTGACCTCGTGTCCGCGGCCCGCCGTTTGGTGCTGGGTGGACCCGGCCGGACCGAGACCACCACCGGCCACGTTCCTGCACTGACCATCGATGCCTCCAACACCAGCTACTACATCGGCCTGGACGTCGCCGACCAGGCAGGGGTTCTCGCCCGTATTGCGCACATCTTTGCGGAGAACGGCGTGTCCATCGAAATCATGCGTCAAACGATCCACCGCGATTCTGAGTCGAAGGTTGAGTCCGCCGAGCTGAAGATCGTGACGCACCGTGCATCCGAAGCTGCACTCGCAGCAACCGTCGAGGCCGTCAAGGGCCTTGACGTCATCAATTCCGTCACATCCGTACTGCGGGTAGAAGGGGTCTAA
- the lysA gene encoding diaminopimelate decarboxylase, whose product MTTEASHVSPLAPEWLALPEDLNALQSPMWAAGVERNDAGVLTIDGIAVSELKERFGTPLFVMSESDFRSRARDFKDSFDAAFADICGGVDVYYAGKSFLCTAVASWVAEEGLRLDTCSGGELAVAARAGIAGPNLGLHGNNKSDAEINRALDMQVGRIVVDSLDELERVAKIASGRSEIAKVMLRLTPGVHAHTHEFIATAHEDQKFGLSMAEDSTEEAGLSAAEEAVAAATSYASIELLGLHCHIGSQIFEPDGFAVAGEKLLRFLAAMQSKYSIVLPELDLGGGYGIAYTPVDTPRPPAEVAQAMAAVVRSTCAELGITAPRISIEPGRAIVGSTTFTLYEVGTLKTVRVDAPGEAEGQENVTYPRRYVSVDGGMSDNARPVLYDADYSAILASRASDAAPQLSRVVGKHCESGDIVVRDVYLPADVAAGDLLAVPGTGAYCWALSSNYNYLARPGVVAVRDGAARLIVRGETEEDLLNRDMGVANV is encoded by the coding sequence ATGACCACAGAAGCCAGTCACGTTTCTCCCCTTGCGCCGGAATGGTTGGCCCTTCCGGAGGACCTCAACGCCCTGCAGTCACCCATGTGGGCTGCCGGGGTGGAAAGGAACGACGCCGGTGTCCTCACCATTGACGGCATTGCCGTCAGCGAGCTCAAGGAACGATTCGGCACGCCGCTCTTCGTCATGAGCGAGTCGGACTTCCGTTCCCGCGCCCGGGACTTCAAGGACTCTTTCGATGCTGCCTTCGCGGACATTTGCGGGGGAGTGGACGTTTACTACGCCGGCAAATCGTTCCTGTGCACTGCCGTGGCCAGCTGGGTGGCAGAAGAAGGTCTCCGGCTCGATACCTGTTCCGGTGGCGAACTGGCTGTGGCAGCCCGAGCCGGCATTGCCGGGCCCAACCTGGGCCTGCACGGAAACAACAAGTCGGACGCCGAGATCAATCGTGCCTTGGACATGCAGGTCGGCAGGATCGTGGTGGACAGCCTCGACGAACTCGAACGGGTCGCCAAGATTGCCTCGGGCAGGAGTGAAATTGCCAAGGTGATGCTCCGCCTGACTCCTGGTGTCCATGCCCACACGCATGAGTTCATCGCCACGGCCCACGAGGACCAGAAGTTTGGCCTCTCCATGGCCGAAGACTCCACTGAGGAAGCCGGATTGTCGGCTGCCGAGGAAGCGGTGGCCGCGGCGACGTCCTACGCCAGCATCGAACTCCTGGGCCTGCACTGCCACATCGGCTCGCAGATCTTCGAGCCCGACGGCTTCGCCGTGGCGGGGGAGAAGCTTCTGCGGTTCCTGGCTGCCATGCAGAGCAAGTACTCCATCGTCCTTCCTGAACTGGATCTCGGCGGCGGCTACGGTATCGCCTACACCCCGGTGGACACCCCCCGCCCGCCGGCCGAGGTCGCGCAGGCGATGGCCGCCGTCGTGCGTTCCACCTGCGCCGAACTGGGCATCACAGCCCCGCGCATTTCCATCGAGCCCGGACGCGCGATCGTTGGCAGCACGACGTTCACCCTCTACGAAGTCGGCACCCTCAAGACTGTCCGGGTTGACGCTCCCGGGGAAGCGGAAGGGCAGGAGAACGTTACGTATCCCCGCCGCTATGTGTCGGTAGACGGAGGAATGAGCGATAACGCCCGTCCGGTGCTGTACGACGCGGATTATTCGGCAATTTTGGCTTCGCGTGCCTCGGACGCCGCTCCCCAGCTGTCCCGAGTAGTGGGCAAACATTGCGAGAGCGGCGACATAGTTGTTAGAGATGTATATCTGCCCGCGGACGTGGCAGCCGGTGATTTGCTCGCAGTACCGGGTACCGGCGCCTACTGCTGGGCCCTCTCCAGCAACTACAACTACCTGGCCCGGCCTGGCGTTGTCGCTGTACGCGACGGAGCCGCCAGGCTCATTGTCCGCGGGGAAACCGAAGAAGATCTCTTGAACCGCGACATGGGAGTGGCGAATGTCTGA
- the argS gene encoding arginine--tRNA ligase, whose protein sequence is MTPEELSAAISACLKDAVSTGEIALTESAVPDAVRVERPKNRDHGDWATNIALQLSKQAGMNPREFAGILSTHLRGIPGVTGVEIAGPGFLNITVDAATAGTLAKTIVEAGAAYGTNQALAGRVVNMEFVSANPTGPLHIGHTRWAALGDAIARVLRASGADVTAEYYINDAGSQMNVFANSVLSRLHGRGVPEGGYPGEYIRELGDEVLKAHPDIRELTDEAALPVIRAAAYEAQMADIKATLADFGVEFDVFFSEKELHDAGAIESAVARLREQGHVFDDGGAVWLRTTDFGDDKDRVMIRANGEPTYFAADAAYYLSKKDRGFTEKIYLLGADHHGYINRLKAIAACAGDDPEVNIEVLIGQLVSVNGAKLSKRAGNIIELKDLISWLGKDAVRYSLARFPADSPLTLDPELLKKNSNENPVFYVQYAHARSRGTARNAAEAGVDRSVFDAALLDHATENELLSYLGSYPSIVAKAAELREPHRVARHLEVIAGAYHRWYDACRVSPQGDEPVQDVNRTRLWLNDATSQVLANGLELLGVSAPERM, encoded by the coding sequence GTGACTCCCGAAGAACTCTCTGCTGCCATATCCGCCTGCCTTAAGGACGCTGTCTCCACTGGCGAAATCGCCTTGACGGAATCTGCTGTGCCCGACGCCGTGCGCGTGGAGCGACCCAAGAACCGGGACCATGGGGATTGGGCCACCAACATTGCCCTCCAGCTGTCCAAGCAGGCCGGGATGAATCCGCGTGAATTCGCCGGCATCCTGAGCACGCATCTTCGGGGCATCCCCGGGGTAACCGGCGTCGAAATCGCGGGACCGGGCTTCCTCAACATCACCGTGGACGCAGCTACCGCAGGAACGCTGGCCAAGACAATCGTCGAGGCCGGAGCGGCGTATGGCACCAACCAGGCGCTCGCAGGCCGCGTGGTCAACATGGAATTCGTTTCGGCAAACCCCACCGGACCCCTGCACATCGGCCACACCCGCTGGGCAGCACTTGGCGATGCCATCGCCCGCGTCCTGCGTGCCTCCGGCGCGGACGTCACTGCCGAGTACTACATCAACGACGCCGGCTCGCAGATGAACGTCTTCGCAAACTCCGTGCTCTCCCGCCTCCACGGCAGGGGCGTTCCGGAGGGCGGCTACCCCGGCGAATACATCCGCGAACTTGGTGACGAGGTCCTGAAGGCCCACCCGGACATCCGCGAACTCACTGACGAGGCTGCCCTTCCGGTCATCCGCGCTGCCGCCTACGAGGCCCAGATGGCAGACATCAAAGCCACCCTGGCCGACTTCGGCGTGGAGTTCGACGTCTTCTTCTCGGAGAAGGAACTTCACGACGCCGGTGCGATCGAATCCGCTGTCGCGCGCCTTCGCGAGCAGGGACACGTCTTCGACGACGGCGGCGCGGTTTGGCTGCGCACCACCGACTTCGGCGACGACAAAGACCGTGTCATGATCCGTGCCAACGGTGAACCCACCTACTTCGCCGCAGATGCTGCATACTACCTGTCCAAAAAGGACCGCGGGTTTACCGAGAAGATCTATCTCCTCGGTGCCGACCACCACGGGTACATCAACCGCCTCAAGGCCATCGCCGCGTGTGCCGGCGATGACCCGGAGGTCAATATCGAGGTCCTCATTGGCCAGCTTGTCTCCGTCAACGGTGCCAAGCTGTCCAAGCGCGCCGGCAATATCATCGAGCTGAAGGACCTCATTTCCTGGCTCGGCAAGGATGCGGTCCGCTACTCCCTGGCCCGCTTCCCCGCGGACTCGCCGCTGACGCTGGATCCTGAACTGCTCAAGAAGAACAGCAACGAGAACCCGGTGTTCTACGTGCAGTACGCGCACGCCAGGTCCCGCGGCACGGCCCGCAACGCAGCCGAGGCAGGCGTGGACCGCTCGGTCTTCGACGCCGCACTCCTGGACCACGCCACCGAAAATGAGCTGCTCTCCTACTTGGGCAGCTACCCGTCCATCGTGGCCAAGGCTGCCGAACTGCGTGAGCCGCACCGCGTGGCGCGCCACCTTGAGGTCATCGCCGGGGCCTACCACCGCTGGTATGACGCTTGCCGCGTCTCGCCCCAGGGCGACGAGCCGGTCCAGGACGTCAACCGGACACGTTTGTGGCTGAACGATGCCACCAGCCAGGTACTTGCCAACGGACTCGAACTGCTCGGCGTTTCGGCGCCGGAACGGATGTAG
- a CDS encoding FAD:protein FMN transferase, whose product MAHPGWSSFSFEGIGTRWEISTPEPLAPALTKKVLDTVEAYDRTWSRFRSDSLVSGLSRSPGSITLPEHAAGLQELYSVLYRLSQGAMTPLIGSSLERLGYDAAYSLSPSGVPQAPARWEDVLEWTGTAMTAKEPLVLDIGAAGKGQLVDLLGGLLHEAGHSDFLVDGSGDMLHSGSHPVTVALEHPYDPKQAIGTVELDNAALCASASNRRVWDDGLHHVLDGTTGKPTHTTVATWTMAAGALEADGLATALFIMEPALLEQEFEFSWLRVSSAGAATYSGGFEGRLFT is encoded by the coding sequence ATGGCCCACCCGGGCTGGAGCAGCTTCAGCTTCGAGGGGATCGGCACGAGGTGGGAAATTTCGACCCCTGAACCGCTCGCTCCCGCACTCACGAAAAAGGTGCTCGATACCGTCGAGGCCTATGACCGGACGTGGTCGCGGTTCAGGTCCGATTCCTTGGTGTCGGGCCTCTCCCGCAGCCCCGGCAGCATCACGCTCCCGGAGCACGCGGCCGGACTCCAGGAGCTGTATTCGGTCCTGTACCGCCTGAGCCAGGGGGCAATGACCCCGCTCATCGGCAGCAGCCTCGAAAGGCTGGGCTACGACGCCGCTTACTCCCTCAGCCCTTCGGGAGTGCCCCAAGCACCTGCCCGTTGGGAGGATGTCCTTGAATGGACCGGCACGGCGATGACTGCGAAGGAACCCCTGGTGCTGGATATCGGAGCGGCCGGGAAGGGCCAGCTGGTGGACCTTTTGGGTGGATTGCTCCATGAGGCAGGACACAGTGACTTCCTGGTGGATGGCAGCGGAGACATGCTGCACTCGGGGAGCCATCCTGTGACGGTGGCCTTGGAACATCCCTACGATCCCAAACAGGCCATTGGGACTGTGGAGTTGGATAACGCGGCCTTGTGCGCCTCGGCGTCCAACCGCCGGGTATGGGATGACGGCCTCCACCACGTCCTGGATGGGACCACCGGCAAGCCCACCCACACCACGGTGGCAACCTGGACCATGGCCGCCGGCGCGCTGGAGGCCGACGGCCTGGCCACGGCCTTGTTCATAATGGAACCTGCGTTGCTTGAGCAGGAGTTCGAATTCTCGTGGCTCCGCGTCTCCTCTGCGGGTGCTGCCACGTATTCGGGCGGCTTTGAGGGGAGACTGTTCACATGA
- a CDS encoding FAD-dependent oxidoreductase, with amino-acid sequence MIAAKSRIDTWLGRFTMYRLILWVLGVLVVYSMVLNVLGWLTFGLPEMLVHLVLCLGVTYGSNRLLAAIFKVKPHTESSLITALLLYFLFWPAFGLTDMAGVALACILASASKYALAFRGRHIFNPAAAGAFITGLTGLNIATWWAATPAMLWLLVPGVLLVLYRTRKLLMATVFLVVATSIITLELLSRSMTLGQALWQTLAQRPLLFFVGFMLSEPLTLPPRRWQQLALAAVVGFVFAVPYNFGFVANSPELALLLGNLIAFFLGQRGGVELTFKGSRALTPASTEFSFEPARPVRFAAGQFMELNLPHTGSDGKGRRRTFSITSPPGAAEVTFGVGTAEPLSTAKKALLALRPGDTVSATAVGGDFVLPHDAGKPVLLIAAGIGITPFLSQLAADGSSRDTVVLYLAKSRDDMAWLDQLEASGAAVIARLADGSTPPDFMLDAGTSRIDAARLKQLVPDIADREVFVSGSPASVDSLRAAARGAGARRVHVDSFAGY; translated from the coding sequence ATGATTGCCGCGAAGTCCCGTATCGACACCTGGCTGGGCCGCTTCACCATGTACCGCCTGATCCTGTGGGTCCTGGGTGTGCTGGTGGTGTACAGCATGGTCCTCAACGTCCTGGGCTGGTTGACGTTCGGCCTGCCCGAGATGCTGGTGCATCTGGTCCTCTGCCTAGGCGTCACCTATGGGTCGAACCGTTTGCTCGCCGCCATCTTCAAGGTGAAGCCGCACACCGAATCCTCGCTCATCACGGCACTCCTGCTGTATTTCCTGTTTTGGCCGGCCTTCGGGCTTACGGACATGGCCGGCGTGGCGCTGGCTTGCATTCTTGCGAGCGCCTCCAAATACGCGCTGGCCTTCCGTGGCAGACATATTTTCAATCCGGCAGCCGCAGGGGCATTCATCACAGGTTTGACCGGGCTGAACATCGCCACCTGGTGGGCTGCGACTCCAGCGATGCTGTGGTTGCTCGTCCCGGGAGTGTTGCTGGTCCTCTACCGCACCCGCAAGTTGCTGATGGCCACCGTTTTCCTCGTGGTCGCAACCAGCATCATAACCCTGGAGCTGCTGAGCCGGAGCATGACCCTGGGGCAGGCTTTGTGGCAGACCTTGGCCCAGCGTCCCCTGTTGTTCTTTGTCGGATTCATGTTGTCTGAGCCGCTTACGCTTCCTCCCCGCCGTTGGCAGCAACTGGCGCTTGCCGCCGTCGTTGGTTTTGTTTTCGCGGTCCCGTACAACTTCGGCTTCGTGGCGAACTCCCCCGAACTGGCGCTGCTGCTGGGCAATCTCATCGCTTTCTTCCTGGGCCAGCGGGGCGGCGTGGAGCTGACTTTCAAGGGTTCGCGGGCCTTGACGCCGGCGAGCACCGAATTCAGTTTCGAGCCTGCCCGTCCCGTTCGGTTTGCCGCAGGCCAGTTCATGGAATTGAACCTGCCCCACACGGGGTCCGATGGAAAGGGCCGCCGCCGGACATTCAGCATCACCAGCCCGCCGGGGGCAGCCGAGGTGACTTTTGGTGTGGGCACGGCCGAGCCGTTGTCCACGGCCAAGAAGGCATTGCTTGCCCTTCGGCCGGGAGATACCGTTTCCGCCACCGCCGTGGGCGGTGATTTCGTTTTGCCGCACGACGCCGGCAAGCCGGTTTTGTTGATAGCCGCGGGCATCGGCATCACGCCGTTCCTGTCGCAGCTGGCAGCCGACGGCAGCTCACGCGACACCGTGGTGTTGTACCTGGCGAAAAGCCGTGACGACATGGCGTGGCTGGACCAGCTTGAGGCCTCCGGCGCAGCAGTGATCGCCCGGCTTGCCGATGGCTCCACTCCCCCGGACTTCATGCTCGACGCCGGCACCTCAAGGATCGATGCCGCGCGCCTTAAGCAACTGGTTCCGGACATCGCCGACAGGGAGGTGTTCGTCTCCGGTTCGCCGGCGAGTGTTGATTCCCTGCGGGCCGCTGCGCGGGGCGCGGGCGCCCGGCGGGTCCACGTGGACTCCTTCGCAGGCTACTGA
- a CDS encoding M4 family metallopeptidase, which translates to MCSIVPPYMLRRIAAQDEPRLRAVARAAKESLLQIKGLQAIRTATLPAAPPSARQAKPGPPKRTIYDAGSLEDLPGHLVRKEGAAPVGDAAADEAYDGLGGTHRLYGEVFGRDSIDDAGLPLDATVHYGKLYDNAFWNGGQMVFGDGDGQIFQRFTKSISVIGHELAHGVTQYTANLAYRNQAGALNESMSDVFGVLVEQYTKQQTAEQASWLIGQGLFTDQVQGEALRSMKAPGTAYDDDVLGKDPQPDSMDTYVRTSADNGGVHINSGIPNRAFYVVAAELGGHAWEAPGQIWYGTLTSGALPATCTFGKFARTTLATAEELFGSGSREHDAVRKAWDTVKVKV; encoded by the coding sequence ATGTGTTCCATCGTCCCGCCGTACATGCTTCGCAGGATTGCCGCCCAGGACGAACCCCGGCTCCGCGCTGTCGCGCGTGCTGCCAAGGAGTCCCTCCTGCAGATCAAGGGCCTGCAGGCGATCAGAACGGCCACCCTCCCCGCAGCGCCGCCGAGTGCCCGCCAGGCCAAGCCCGGGCCTCCCAAACGGACCATTTACGACGCCGGGTCGTTGGAGGATCTTCCGGGGCACCTTGTTCGCAAGGAGGGCGCGGCACCGGTGGGTGATGCCGCCGCCGATGAAGCCTATGACGGCCTCGGCGGTACGCACCGCTTGTATGGCGAAGTTTTCGGGCGCGATTCAATTGACGACGCCGGGCTGCCGCTGGATGCGACCGTTCACTACGGAAAGCTCTACGACAACGCCTTTTGGAACGGCGGCCAGATGGTCTTCGGGGACGGCGACGGACAGATCTTCCAGCGGTTCACCAAATCCATCAGCGTCATCGGGCACGAGCTGGCCCACGGTGTCACGCAGTACACAGCCAACCTGGCCTACCGCAACCAGGCCGGAGCGCTGAATGAATCGATGTCGGACGTGTTTGGTGTGCTGGTGGAGCAGTACACCAAACAGCAGACCGCGGAGCAGGCCAGCTGGTTGATCGGGCAAGGCTTGTTCACTGACCAGGTGCAGGGTGAAGCACTGCGGTCCATGAAAGCTCCGGGCACTGCCTACGATGACGACGTCCTGGGCAAGGATCCGCAGCCGGATTCCATGGACACCTATGTCCGGACCAGCGCGGACAACGGCGGCGTCCACATCAACTCCGGCATTCCCAACAGGGCTTTCTATGTGGTGGCTGCTGAGCTCGGGGGCCACGCGTGGGAGGCTCCCGGCCAGATCTGGTACGGGACCCTGACCAGTGGAGCGCTCCCCGCCACGTGCACTTTCGGCAAATTCGCCAGGACCACGCTGGCAACGGCCGAGGAACTGTTCGGGAGCGGTTCACGGGAGCATGACGCCGTCCGGAAGGCGTGGGACACTGTGAAGGTCAAGGTTTAG
- a CDS encoding protealysin inhibitor emfourin, whose amino-acid sequence MKITVQRSGGVAAMTRVWSVDAVSPDDKERWLPIVEACPWDEAKSQARAVNEPDRFMYSIRAGQRRATLPDRAVTGPWQELIECAKAEGSESRGTLGRRR is encoded by the coding sequence ATGAAAATCACGGTCCAACGCAGTGGGGGTGTCGCCGCGATGACGCGTGTTTGGAGCGTGGACGCGGTGTCCCCCGATGACAAGGAGCGGTGGCTTCCTATTGTCGAGGCCTGCCCCTGGGACGAAGCCAAGAGCCAGGCCCGGGCAGTCAATGAGCCGGACCGGTTCATGTACTCCATCAGGGCCGGGCAGCGCCGGGCCACGCTTCCGGACCGTGCTGTCACCGGACCGTGGCAGGAATTGATCGAATGCGCCAAGGCCGAGGGGTCCGAGTCCAGGGGCACCCTCGGCCGACGACGCTAA